The Vitis riparia cultivar Riparia Gloire de Montpellier isolate 1030 chromosome 10, EGFV_Vit.rip_1.0, whole genome shotgun sequence genome includes a region encoding these proteins:
- the LOC117923524 gene encoding probable inositol transporter 2, whose translation MEGGIHPAETSAFRDCFSLAWKNPYVLRLAFSAGIGGLLFGYDTGVISGALLYIKEDFDSVDKQTVLQESIVSMAVAGAIIGAAIGGWMNDRYGRKTAILIADFLFFIGAVIMASAQNPATLIVGRVFVGLGVGMASMTSPLYISEASPAKIRGALVSTNGFLITGGQFLAYLINLAFTKAPGTWRWMLGVAGVPALVQFILMILLPESPRWLFRKGREEEAKAILRKIYPAHEVETEIQDLKESVEKEIDEEGSSEKINFIKLWRTKTVRRGLIAGVGLQVFQQFVGINTVMYYSPTIVQFAGFASNRTALLLSLVTAGLNALGTIVSIYFIDRTGRKKLLVISLIGVIISLGLLSAIFHETTSHSPDVSPLATSRFANYTCPDYSSAKEDATWDCMKCLKASSPDCGFCASAANKLLPGACLISNDTVKDLCHKEDSLWYTSGCPSKYGWLAVVGLALYIIFFSPGMGTVPWIVNSEIYPLRFRGVCGGIAATANWVSNLIVAQSFLSLTQAIGTSWTFLLFGVISVVALFFVIIYVPETKGLPIEEVEKMLEMRTLQLRFWEKRPDSLQKNQAV comes from the exons atggaaggaggGATACACCCTGCGGAAACGTCGGCTTTCAGGGACTGCTTCTCTCTAGCTTGGAAGAACCCGTATGTTCTTCGTCTCGCTTTCTCCGCCGGCATCGGTGGCCTTCTCTTTGGATATGATACTG GAGTGATATCGGGAGCGCTTCTCTATATCAAAGAGGACTTCGATTCTGTGGATAAGCAGACTGTGTTGCAG gaAAGCATAGTGAGCATGGCGGTGGCCGGAGCAATTATAGGAGCTGCAATAGGTGGATGGATGAACGACCGGTATGGAAGGAAAACTGCAATTCTAATTGCAGACTTCCTCTTCTTCATTGGAGCTGTGATCATGGCTTCAGCTCAAAACCCAGCTACGCTCATCGTTGGACGAGTATTTGTTGGACTGGGTGTTGGAATGGCTTCCATGACGTCCCCACTGTATATCTCAGAAGCTTCTCCAGCAAAAATTCGAGGTGCCCTGGTCAGTACCAATGGTTTTCTCATCACTGGAGGCCAGTTTCTGGCTTACCTTATCAACTTGGCCTTTACCAAG GCACCAGGGACATGGAGATGGATGCTTGGAGTTGCTGGAGTCCCTGCTTTGGTGCAGTTCATATTGATGATCCTTCTTCCAGAGTCCCCTCGTTGGCTTTTCCGCAAG GGGAGAGAAGAAGAGGCCAAAGCCATACTAAGGAAAATATACCCAGCCCACGAGGTTGAAACAGAGATCCAAGATCTAAAGGAGTCGGTTGAAAAAGAGATTGACGAAGAGGGATCTTCTGAGAAGATTAACTTCATCAAACTATGGAGAACCAAAACAGTTAGGAGGGGACTCATTGCAGGGGTGGGGCTTCAAGTCTTCCAGCAGTTTGTGGGCATAAACACAGTTATGTACTACAGCCCCACCATTGTCCAGTTTGCTGGTTTTGCATCAAACCGAACTGCACTCCTTCTCTCGCTCGTAACTGCTGGACTCAATGCCTTGGGCACCATTGTTAGCATATATTTCATTGACAGGACTGGAAGGAAGAAGCTTTTGGTCATCAGTCTGATTGGTGTTATAATCTCACTTGGGCTTCTATCAGCAATCTTCCATGAGACAACATCACACTCGCCAGATGTTAGCCCGCTAGCAACATCACGCTTCGCAAATTACACCTGCCCGGATTACAGTTCAGCCAAAGAAGATGCTACTTGGGACTGCATGAAGTGTTTGAAAGCTTCATCTCCAGATTGTGGGTTCTGCGCCTCCGCTGCTAACAAG CTGCTTCCAGGGGCATGTTTGATCTCAAACGACACGGTGAAGGATCTGTGCCATAAAGAAGATAGTCTATGGTACACAAGCGGATGTCCAAGCAAATACGGGTGGCTTGCAGTAGTTGGCTTGGCtctttatatcatatttttctcCCCTGGAATGGGTACTGTCCCATGGATTGTGAATTCAGAGATATATCCTTTAAGGTTTCGAGGGGTTTGTGGGGGAATAGCTGCCACTGCAAACTGGGTCTCCAACCTCATTGTTGCCCAGTCCTTCCTTTCTTTGACACAAGCCATTGGGACGTCTTGGACATTCCTGCTATTTGGAGTAATATCAGTTGTGGCCCTGTTCTTTGTGATAATTTATGTTCCAGAAACCAAAGGGCTTCCAATTGAGGAGGTTGAGAAGATGTTGGAGATGAGAACATTGCAGTTAAGGTTTTGGGAGAAAAGGCCAGACTCGTTACAAAAGAACCAAGCTGTATGA
- the LOC117923526 gene encoding 50S ribosomal protein HLP, mitochondrial isoform X2, with protein MAARFASRLSHVGRSVFGGLGNISSGSLRTSLDSTWNNFLSQQQRTFIQMRTVLKVVDNSGAKKVMCIQALKGKKGARLGDTIVASVKEAHPNGKVKKGEVVYGVVVRAAMQRGRCDGSEVKFDDNAVVLLDKQGQPRGTRVFGPVPHELRKKKHLKILTLAEHIA; from the exons tgggCCGATCAGTGTTTGGGGGGCTTGGCAACATCTCTTCTGGTTCACTGAGAACATCACTTGATAGCACATGGAACAATTTCTTGTCTCAG CAGCAAAGGACTTTCATACAGATGAGGACCGTTCTCAAAGTTGTGGACAACTCAGGGGCAAAAAAGGTGATGTGCATACAAGCTTTGAAGGGGAAGAAAGGAGCAAGACTGGGCGATACAATAGTTGCATCAGTGAAGGAAGCTCACCCCAATGGAAAAGTGAAGAAAGGAGAAGTTGTATATGGTGTGGTTGTGCGTGCTGCCATGCAACGTGGCAGATGCGATGGTAGTGAGGTCAAGTTTGATGACAATGCTGTAGTACTTCTTGATAAGCAAGGCCAGCCAAGAGGGACTCGAGTATTTGGGCCAGTACCCCATGAACTAAGGAAGAAAAAGCACCTTAAGATTCTAACCCTCGCAGAGCATATCGCTTAA
- the LOC117923526 gene encoding 50S ribosomal protein HLP, mitochondrial isoform X1: protein MAARFASRLSHVGRSVFGGLGNISSGSLRTSLDSTWNNFLSQQQQRTFIQMRTVLKVVDNSGAKKVMCIQALKGKKGARLGDTIVASVKEAHPNGKVKKGEVVYGVVVRAAMQRGRCDGSEVKFDDNAVVLLDKQGQPRGTRVFGPVPHELRKKKHLKILTLAEHIA, encoded by the exons tgggCCGATCAGTGTTTGGGGGGCTTGGCAACATCTCTTCTGGTTCACTGAGAACATCACTTGATAGCACATGGAACAATTTCTTGTCTCAG CAGCAGCAAAGGACTTTCATACAGATGAGGACCGTTCTCAAAGTTGTGGACAACTCAGGGGCAAAAAAGGTGATGTGCATACAAGCTTTGAAGGGGAAGAAAGGAGCAAGACTGGGCGATACAATAGTTGCATCAGTGAAGGAAGCTCACCCCAATGGAAAAGTGAAGAAAGGAGAAGTTGTATATGGTGTGGTTGTGCGTGCTGCCATGCAACGTGGCAGATGCGATGGTAGTGAGGTCAAGTTTGATGACAATGCTGTAGTACTTCTTGATAAGCAAGGCCAGCCAAGAGGGACTCGAGTATTTGGGCCAGTACCCCATGAACTAAGGAAGAAAAAGCACCTTAAGATTCTAACCCTCGCAGAGCATATCGCTTAA